The DNA region cttaaattcttaaattcttaaattcttaaattcttaaattcttaaattcttaaattcttaaattcttaaattcttaaattcttaaattcttaaattcttaaattcttaaattcttaatttcttgaattcttaaattcttaaattcttaatttgttgaattcttaaattcttaaattgttaaattcttaaatatttaaattcttaaattcttaaattcttaaattaaattcttaaattcttaaatttttaaatttttaaattctgaaattctgaaattctgaaattcttaaatccttaaattcacaaattcttaaaatcataattttttaaattcctgattttgaatacaatttttgacaaaaatagtgtttttgaatgttagaatttcaagttttcgtaaatttatatttttgaatttcttaatttcagatttttaagctTTGGTAATTTCGACATgtaatttctaaataaaataaatactttaatattaaaattattattcaatgcTGCAtactttttatttagaatttccaatttttttttactattgagTTTTTCAGTCAGTTAAAAGATATTTGTATGATAACTGTCAAGTTTATTTTCGTTCTGGTTTACTTCATTTCGatccgtgtggatcaattgaACAGCGCACTGgaatcacaatccagaggttgctggttggtactagaaatagtggccgacagctataaagacaacttctgTTTTTACtcatttcgaccaaaaaactatatctctggagttttttttgaaaaggtccaataaaccaaatttgcagtttttgctttttgggtgtttttaaatacccctgactcaaggcggtttcaaaaacacccaaaaagcaaaaacttgaaatttggtttattggaccttttcaaaaaaaactccagatctgtccatttaatttcaaaattctgcaaGAGATTTGGCGGGTGTTTTCAATATCATTATATCGAATACAATATTATTAAAACGTTTGTCGCATACAAAAAGGAAAATTCTGgatatatatttgaattttaatacataattcaaaaatgtttaaattttctgtgatgATTTGCCTATATCAAAAATCGgtggttgattattttttatttaaaaaatacttaataatgataaaaaaacacattttttcaatttaaggctagtatgcagatcggaaggaaaggggtcaagaaacagctttacgaacagcagaacaaaggagagagagcgatttcttggggcttttcttcaccctctctgacttgcttgcgctgccgctgctgcccatttgattttttttcttgtccggttccttccgaagtgcgtataccgctttaatAAAGTCGTTTTGAACCaaattactgattttttcaatattcattcaaatttgataatcaaaataaatgtacCTTCAACCAAACAAAGACAAATGATTCTAAAAATCGCTGAAAACATTAGCCACCGGCAGCTCGGGGACTTTTCGAGCACCTATCTTGGCTACTCGACGGATcccgatgaactttttcttcgctgaatgaactcgaaggctaatttagctttagctttgctacccgcggtgcgaaagttggggtgcaaacatgtcgggagcaaatcggatgaactcttttaaaaatttgaaaatgatattttattgatgtaAGTAAACAATTAGGACATATAATGCAATTGGAAGTATGTTCTATCATGCTAGAATGTAGTTTTATTGATTTCGATCAACTAAACGgctagaatttgaaaataaataaattagatccccgcggtgggcttgattcGGTAGCCAAATTAGCTCCCAGCGGTGCGAAAACGTGCATTAGGTACGGAGCAAACCTAAAACTGGGGATCCAATTGataggtttgccacgcaattagatctctgcggtggagatgcccttataaaggctagtatgcagatcggaaggaaaggggtcaagaaacagctttacgaacagcaggaCAGGGAGCGTcctcttggggcttttcttaaccctatctggcttgctttcgctgccgctgctgcccatttgaaatttttcttgaccggttccttccgatgtgcatacaccgcttaagGATCGTTCCATTCGTCCAGTCCAGATTCCTTCTCATGAATTCAGTTACCTCAGCCAAAAGAATCAAACTTACCCCGTGCATCCGCTCGATGTGATCCATCAGCAGATGGTTGGAGTGAAACTTTTTCTCACACTCTGTGCAGCCGTACCGCCGCTCGGTGTGCACCTTCTTCACGTGGCAAGTGAGCGCTGTATCGGATTTAAACTTGGAGCCGCACATCTGGCACGGATGGTCGAACGAGTTGGTGTGCGTTAGCTCGTGATATTTGAGCGCTCCCTTGCGCTTGAATTCCAGCCCGCAGATTTCACAGTTGAACGTCCGGTGGATGTGAATCTCGCGAGTGTGCACGCCCACGTCGCGCTTCGTTTTGAACGTTTTCCGGCAGTACTGGCAGTGGAAGTTTCGCTCGGACGCGTGACGTTGCTTGTGGGTCACGAGGCGAGCCTTCTGGCTGAACTTGAAGCCGCAAATTTCGCACACAAACGTTTTGTGCGTTTCGTTAAAGTGCTTATCGTGGGATTCCTTATCGTCGAATCCTTCGGGACATTTGTAAGCTTTGCATGAGAATTTGTGAGCTGGTTCCTTCGAATGGTCAGCTTGTCCTGCCTCGCTTGGTGGTCTCCCTATTCCCTTCCGGAAAACAGGCTCAATGATGAGGTGTTCTAGTACTTCAACCCTAGTTTGATCATCTTGATCTTGGACCATCTCAACGTTCGAATCATCCTCTTCTATCTCACCCTGCATGGTGACACCGTCGTACTGCTTAAATTCATAGATCAAATCCGTTACGCAAGGATCCTCTTTTTCACTAAGTGCCAAATCCTTCACCAGAGCCTGAACCGTTTCACCTTGGTTCCGGAACAGATCCACGACCGGTCTAGTGTTGCCCTGCTTAAGCTCGACCAGCGCATCCGTCAGAAGGTACACGTGCAACATTTTGGACCGGTACCTGGCGTAGAACCGGAGCATTTCCAGGCACGGTTGGCAAACTTTCTGGGGGAAGAAGGCTGCCTTaccctaaaatttaaaaagcattgaaatatgggttggaaatcaaattaaatgatttttctcACCTCCGGAACCTCACACGAAACCTTCGCGATGTATTCCTCGATGGTAGTTCCGCCTTGCAGCATGTCGTCCACGGAATCCAGTGGGACCATATTAATCGCTCGATGGTCGGATTCCGATTCCAGGCAAAGGCGACAAACGTGCGGAAACTGTTGCAGCTTGAACATAGGAATGTTGACGGCTTTTGTTTGAACTTCCATGAAgggtttaatttaatttttttttaatttaaaaaaaaaaacttgcaaaccgccgaaaaaattcaaaacattcttGGAATCAATGTAAACAAACGAGTTGGGCCGATAAGACATTTCACAGCTGTTGAAATAAGAAATTGGTCGACATAGCCAAGTCGACCGTTTCGACGAATGCAACTGTCATTTTTCatcatcaaaacaaaagttgtttATGTTCAGGTATTCAGGTGCACTGCAAAGCggtgagttaaaaaaaaagaaatcaagaaaaaaaatgaccgTTTTCAAGCTGGAAAAGTTCCCCCACGTTTGTCGGCTCTGTCTGGAACCGGACACGGGCGGCCTGATGTTCTCGCTGGACTCGGCGGATCC from Culex quinquefasciatus strain JHB chromosome 3, VPISU_Cqui_1.0_pri_paternal, whole genome shotgun sequence includes:
- the LOC6048752 gene encoding zinc finger protein 226, which codes for MEVQTKAVNIPMFKLQQFPHVCRLCLESESDHRAINMVPLDSVDDMLQGGTTIEEYIAKVSCEVPEGKAAFFPQKVCQPCLEMLRFYARYRSKMLHVYLLTDALVELKQGNTRPVVDLFRNQGETVQALVKDLALSEKEDPCVTDLIYEFKQYDGVTMQGEIEEDDSNVEMVQDQDDQTRVEVLEHLIIEPVFRKGIGRPPSEAGQADHSKEPAHKFSCKAYKCPEGFDDKESHDKHFNETHKTFVCEICGFKFSQKARLVTHKQRHASERNFHCQYCRKTFKTKRDVGVHTREIHIHRTFNCEICGLEFKRKGALKYHELTHTNSFDHPCQMCGSKFKSDTALTCHVKKVHTERRYGCTECEKKFHSNHLLMDHIERMHGRQMRFFCDVCVEVFTSEQQLNVHLARHAAPGELECGTCLRVYGSREELAAHLCIEYRENYVCCAKDWRHHRFYNRHVFIEHGVKTNARVRMQPGQLFGKIRMARKGTEVCTQCQQVIKSSKREQHLETCVGIKTATL